A single genomic interval of Fibrobacter sp. UWB13 harbors:
- a CDS encoding type IV pilin protein → MKKQGFTLIELMVVIVIMGILAAVAVPKLFGMIAKSKASEVGPAAGEYVKLQDAYVSETGLYIGKWNAIGYTMNTQTPSFDYADKVTGTDISVAIPTSATAAWEAKARVGLNDCTANSTWTLYVKKNGDANGLNWGAGIKKGAAGSNTSDMDSECSVLTPQFINLRQGTM, encoded by the coding sequence ATGAAGAAGCAAGGTTTTACCCTTATTGAATTGATGGTCGTTATCGTGATCATGGGCATTCTCGCCGCCGTCGCAGTGCCGAAACTGTTCGGTATGATCGCTAAGTCCAAGGCCTCTGAAGTCGGTCCGGCTGCCGGTGAATACGTGAAGCTGCAGGATGCTTATGTAAGCGAAACCGGTCTGTATATCGGAAAGTGGAATGCTATTGGTTATACGATGAATACTCAGACTCCGTCCTTTGATTATGCAGATAAGGTTACTGGAACTGATATTTCTGTCGCAATTCCGACTTCTGCTACAGCAGCATGGGAAGCAAAAGCTCGTGTTGGTTTGAATGACTGCACTGCAAACTCTACATGGACTCTTTACGTAAAGAAGAACGGCGATGCCAATGGTCTTAACTGGGGCGCAGGCATCAAGAAGGGCGCTGCAGGTTCCAACACCTCTGATATGGATTCTGAATGCTCTGTGCTGACTCCGCAGTTCATCAACCTCCGTCAGGGCACAATGTAA